In Sebaldella termitidis ATCC 33386, one DNA window encodes the following:
- a CDS encoding ADP-ribosylglycohydrolase family protein, translating to MREKMKSGIYGYLIGDAVGVPYEFCTSEKLRRLEKIDMIPPKKFNRSHKEVKPGTWSDDGAQMLCMFASLMECRSFNVNNLAKKLLAWYEKGYMAVNQKVFDVGVQTSRSLIEYSKTKNPLTSGLVVKNGRGNGSLMRVFPLGLYNSEHGEDKIVEYAHLQSMITHGDIVPQICCAFYSLWVRETAKGGSIKESYERSADKLMKIYDGQTEYLYYLNERLRPLDYNIKGKGTGYVLDTLRSVRDVLFEHNNYRDVIINAVLLGNDTDTVAAIAGGIAGVHYGYEAIPEDWLRLLKGKNIVEKLLANYS from the coding sequence ATGAGAGAAAAAATGAAGAGCGGGATTTACGGATATTTGATCGGTGATGCTGTCGGGGTTCCATACGAGTTTTGTACCTCTGAAAAACTCAGAAGACTGGAAAAAATAGATATGATACCTCCGAAGAAGTTCAACAGATCACATAAAGAAGTAAAACCCGGAACATGGTCGGATGACGGGGCACAGATGCTTTGTATGTTTGCGAGCCTCATGGAATGCAGAAGTTTTAACGTAAATAATCTGGCAAAAAAGCTTTTGGCTTGGTATGAAAAAGGATATATGGCTGTGAATCAGAAAGTTTTTGATGTGGGGGTACAAACGTCAAGATCACTGATAGAATATAGTAAAACTAAAAATCCTCTGACATCTGGACTTGTAGTAAAGAATGGCAGAGGGAATGGTTCTCTTATGCGTGTATTTCCGCTCGGGCTGTATAACAGTGAGCACGGGGAGGATAAAATTGTGGAATATGCACATCTGCAGTCAATGATTACTCACGGGGATATTGTTCCGCAGATATGCTGTGCTTTTTACAGTCTTTGGGTAAGAGAGACCGCAAAAGGCGGAAGTATAAAGGAATCGTACGAAAGATCTGCTGATAAGCTTATGAAAATATATGATGGTCAGACAGAGTACCTTTATTACCTTAATGAAAGGCTGAGACCGCTGGATTATAATATAAAGGGAAAAGGAACAGGCTATGTGCTGGATACGCTGAGAAGTGTACGGGATGTATTATTTGAGCATAATAATTACAGAGATGTAATAATTAATGCCGTTTTACTTGGAAATGATACAGATACTGTAGCTGCCATAGCAGGAGGTATAGCAGGTGTACATTATGGATATGAAGCCATACCTGAAGACTGGCTGAGGCTGCTGAAAGGTAAAAATATCGTAGAGAAGCTTCTTGCTAATTACTCTTAA
- the ispG gene encoding flavodoxin-dependent (E)-4-hydroxy-3-methylbut-2-enyl-diphosphate synthase, with product MSRIVKIGNVVIGGGNPIAIQSMTNTDTKDVDATVKQIKELASAGCHIVRMAVKDKYDAEAVKAIKNEVSAVPLVADIHFDYRLALAAMENGIDKIRINPGNIGDEGKVKLVADEAKRRSIPIRIGINSGSLEKHLLMKYGHPTPEAMVASAMFHVRLLEKYGFEDIVISLKSSNVKTMYDAYVKMSENTDYPLHLGVTEAGTMERGSIKSAMGIGGLLLRGIGDTIRVSLTENPVEEIGVAKTILKVSGYIDEGVDIVSCPTCGRTEIDLIGLAKQVEKEFKDKNYNIDIAVMGCVVNGPGEAREADYGIAGGKQVTVLFKKGQIIKKVAESEALEELKKMIEEDMHKK from the coding sequence ATGAGCCGGATAGTAAAAATAGGAAATGTAGTAATAGGCGGCGGAAATCCTATAGCAATACAATCAATGACAAATACAGATACAAAAGATGTAGATGCCACGGTAAAGCAGATAAAGGAATTGGCAAGTGCAGGATGCCATATAGTAAGAATGGCAGTAAAAGATAAGTATGATGCAGAGGCAGTAAAAGCAATAAAAAACGAAGTATCAGCAGTTCCACTTGTGGCAGATATACATTTTGACTATAGATTAGCCCTGGCGGCAATGGAAAACGGGATAGACAAGATAAGAATAAATCCCGGAAATATAGGTGACGAGGGAAAAGTAAAACTCGTGGCGGATGAAGCCAAAAGAAGAAGCATACCGATAAGAATCGGAATAAATTCGGGTTCTCTGGAAAAGCATCTTTTGATGAAATACGGTCATCCTACACCTGAAGCGATGGTAGCAAGTGCAATGTTTCATGTCAGACTTCTGGAAAAATACGGTTTTGAGGATATTGTTATTTCTCTGAAATCAAGTAATGTAAAAACAATGTATGATGCATATGTGAAAATGTCCGAGAATACGGACTATCCTCTTCATCTCGGTGTAACAGAAGCAGGAACCATGGAAAGAGGAAGCATAAAAAGTGCAATGGGAATAGGCGGACTTTTGTTAAGGGGAATAGGAGATACAATAAGGGTTTCGCTTACTGAAAATCCGGTAGAAGAAATAGGTGTAGCAAAAACTATTCTGAAAGTGTCCGGCTATATAGATGAGGGTGTAGATATAGTTTCATGTCCCACATGCGGAAGGACGGAAATAGATCTTATCGGTCTGGCAAAGCAGGTCGAAAAGGAGTTTAAAGATAAAAACTATAACATAGACATAGCTGTAATGGGATGTGTGGTAAACGGTCCCGGTGAAGCAAGAGAAGCTGATTATGGAATAGCAGGCGGAAAACAGGTGACAGTTCTGTTCAAAAAAGGACAGATAATAAAAAAAGTAGCTGAATCAGAAGCTTTGGAAGAACTAAAGAAAATGATAGAAGAAGATATGCATAAAAAATAA
- the mnmA gene encoding tRNA 2-thiouridine(34) synthase MnmA yields MKTKVIVGMSGGVDSSAAALFLKKQGYEVIGITLKHLPDELSENGGKTCCSIDDITDAKNVCSHLEIPHYTIDVSEEFKKEVMDYFIKMYNEGKTPSPCVICDEKIKIKKLAEIADKMGAEYIATGHYSGKTLENKLIWDRENTKDQTYMLYRLDTGILSRMLFPLSGYNKKEIREIVKEAGIRIHSKPDSQGICFAPKGYEDFLKGSKEIVIKEGLFKDKNGNVLGKHKGYQLFTVGQRRGLGINLGKMYFITDIIPEENLIILGEFQDLMKKSVKVINYKFNTELENTAGKKITARPRFSSKGLTGEIITKDKEVYFVFDNENAENAEGQHIVFYLDDVLIGGGEIAFYKF; encoded by the coding sequence ATGAAAACAAAAGTTATAGTAGGAATGAGCGGCGGCGTGGATAGTTCTGCCGCTGCTCTTTTTTTAAAGAAGCAGGGATATGAGGTAATAGGTATAACACTGAAACATCTCCCTGATGAACTATCTGAAAACGGCGGGAAGACCTGCTGCTCCATTGATGATATAACTGATGCAAAAAATGTATGCAGTCATTTGGAAATACCGCATTACACCATTGATGTATCAGAAGAATTCAAAAAAGAGGTCATGGATTATTTTATAAAAATGTATAATGAGGGAAAAACTCCCTCACCTTGTGTTATATGCGATGAAAAGATAAAAATAAAAAAGCTTGCAGAGATTGCGGATAAAATGGGTGCAGAATATATAGCGACAGGGCATTATTCGGGGAAAACCCTTGAAAATAAGCTTATATGGGACAGAGAGAATACAAAGGATCAGACATATATGCTTTACAGACTTGATACTGGTATTCTTTCAAGAATGCTGTTTCCGCTGTCAGGCTATAACAAGAAGGAAATACGCGAGATAGTAAAAGAAGCAGGAATAAGAATTCACTCAAAGCCTGACAGTCAGGGCATATGCTTTGCCCCGAAGGGCTATGAGGATTTTTTGAAAGGCAGCAAGGAAATAGTAATAAAAGAAGGGCTTTTTAAGGATAAAAACGGAAATGTACTTGGAAAGCATAAGGGATATCAGTTATTTACAGTGGGTCAGAGAAGAGGGCTGGGTATTAATCTGGGAAAAATGTATTTTATAACGGATATTATACCTGAGGAGAATCTGATAATTCTGGGAGAATTTCAGGATTTGATGAAAAAGTCGGTAAAGGTAATAAATTATAAATTTAATACAGAGCTGGAAAATACAGCCGGGAAAAAAATTACTGCAAGACCGAGATTTTCCAGTAAGGGATTAACAGGAGAAATTATTACAAAGGATAAAGAAGTTTATTTTGTATTTGATAATGAAAATGCAGAAAATGCAGAAGGACAGCACATAGTTTTTTATCTTGATGATGTACTTATCGGAGGCGGGGAAATAGCATTTTATAAATTTTAA
- a CDS encoding DUF1254 domain-containing protein, which produces MRKSKILSAAVLALLLTATTYTAGTVSTAAKTNTAAVKNVNTENMEFTEAYVKEIGKMSYFWGWPMVNMHNRYIISSQNTSIGLQGGTVPTAPLNYLSMFHDYVDPGGRVVACPNQDVVYGQSMMSLDKDAVIVQVPDFKGRFWVYQIVNQRTDSIAELGSMYNSKPGFYMITGPDWKGTVPKEVIKVFHSDTKIAYAIPRIFMNDTAEDKKDIQEFINKIDIYPLSEFDGKVKERSWADLPILSAPATQGSSEVKWVDPAKFADELPVILQDVPPLAGEENLYATMKSVLEVIKNNPKLKEAFTQGAVEADKELVTPLFQFSNYGIKLKNNWTTTNNGADFGTDYYTRTAAAKSNIFINKAAETKYFYQDFDSNKERLNGSNKYTVTFPKGQIPPVNGFWSLTLYNSEHFFEPNEINRYSLGTKNKDLKYNRDGSLTLYVQSEKPSKDKESNWLPAPKNGEFSLYIRAYWPKEVISNGQWTPPAVIKAK; this is translated from the coding sequence ATGAGAAAATCTAAAATATTATCTGCTGCTGTATTAGCATTGCTGTTAACAGCAACAACGTATACGGCCGGCACTGTCAGTACAGCTGCAAAGACAAATACTGCAGCAGTGAAAAATGTAAATACTGAAAATATGGAATTTACAGAGGCTTATGTAAAAGAGATCGGGAAAATGTCATATTTTTGGGGCTGGCCAATGGTAAATATGCATAACAGATATATAATAAGTTCACAAAATACTTCAATCGGTCTGCAGGGCGGTACTGTGCCGACCGCACCTCTTAATTATCTTTCAATGTTTCATGACTACGTAGATCCTGGAGGCAGAGTAGTAGCCTGTCCTAATCAGGATGTTGTTTACGGACAGTCAATGATGTCTCTTGATAAAGATGCTGTTATAGTACAGGTTCCCGATTTTAAAGGAAGATTCTGGGTTTATCAGATAGTAAACCAAAGAACAGACTCTATAGCAGAATTAGGTTCCATGTATAATTCAAAGCCCGGATTTTATATGATAACAGGACCTGACTGGAAAGGGACTGTACCAAAAGAAGTAATTAAAGTATTTCATTCTGATACAAAAATCGCATATGCAATACCGAGAATATTCATGAATGATACTGCGGAAGACAAAAAAGACATACAGGAGTTTATTAATAAGATAGATATATATCCTCTTTCAGAATTTGACGGCAAGGTGAAAGAAAGAAGCTGGGCTGACTTACCAATATTATCAGCACCTGCAACACAGGGCAGCAGTGAAGTAAAATGGGTGGATCCTGCTAAGTTTGCGGATGAGCTTCCTGTTATATTACAGGATGTACCGCCGTTAGCCGGGGAAGAAAATCTTTATGCGACTATGAAATCAGTACTTGAAGTGATAAAGAATAATCCTAAACTAAAGGAAGCATTTACTCAGGGAGCAGTGGAAGCAGATAAAGAGCTTGTAACACCATTATTTCAATTTAGCAACTATGGAATTAAGCTAAAAAATAATTGGACAACAACAAATAATGGAGCAGATTTCGGAACAGATTATTATACAAGAACAGCAGCGGCGAAGTCTAATATATTTATAAATAAAGCAGCAGAAACAAAGTATTTTTATCAGGATTTTGATTCAAATAAAGAAAGATTAAACGGAAGTAATAAATATACGGTAACTTTTCCAAAAGGGCAGATACCGCCTGTGAACGGCTTCTGGTCATTGACTTTGTATAATTCAGAGCATTTTTTTGAGCCGAATGAAATAAACCGATATTCACTTGGAACAAAAAATAAAGATTTAAAATATAACAGGGATGGCTCACTGACATTATATGTTCAGTCTGAAAAGCCGTCAAAGGACAAGGAAAGTAACTGGCTTCCCGCACCAAAGAACGGGGAATTTTCATTATATATAAGAGCTTACTGGCCTAAAGAGGTCATAAGTAACGGACAGTGGACACCTCCAGCAGTAATTAAAGCGAAATAA
- a CDS encoding aminotransferase class IV, with amino-acid sequence MAETADFMEYAYFRKNIVEFEKAQVSIAANSLQYGTLAFGGIRGYFRNGKTTIFRLKEHHERLMNASKMLGFEYYIEYEEFRNIMGELIKKNNVSGDFYIRPFIFCDTPRIAPKKPGLEFDLAVYFLRMDDYVKFDGGVRFMSSTYRKYNDASIPTKAKAGGAYINSFLATSDAVRNGYDEALMMDDQGNVVEAAVANVLVVYRGRLLIPDTGAAALEGITIRTVVELLEHAGHTVERERIDRSMIFSADELLVTGTAMKVVYAESLDGKPIGTPNYSEKPKAGKFCKFLQEEFEKVINGDHEKSKDWLEVF; translated from the coding sequence ATGGCTGAAACAGCAGATTTTATGGAATATGCTTATTTTAGAAAAAATATAGTCGAATTCGAAAAGGCACAGGTAAGTATAGCAGCAAACAGTCTGCAATACGGAACTCTCGCTTTTGGAGGAATAAGAGGATATTTCAGAAATGGAAAAACAACAATATTCAGATTGAAAGAACACCATGAAAGATTAATGAATGCTTCAAAAATGCTGGGCTTTGAGTATTATATAGAATATGAGGAATTTAGAAATATAATGGGAGAGCTGATAAAGAAAAATAATGTATCCGGGGATTTTTACATCAGACCGTTTATATTTTGTGATACTCCAAGAATAGCACCAAAAAAACCGGGATTGGAATTTGATCTGGCAGTTTATTTTCTTCGTATGGATGACTATGTGAAATTTGACGGCGGAGTAAGATTTATGAGTTCTACATACAGAAAATATAATGATGCTTCTATACCGACAAAGGCAAAAGCAGGAGGGGCATATATAAATTCATTTCTGGCAACAAGTGATGCCGTAAGAAACGGATATGACGAGGCCCTTATGATGGATGATCAGGGAAATGTAGTGGAAGCTGCAGTAGCTAATGTTCTGGTAGTATACAGAGGAAGACTCTTGATACCGGATACAGGGGCGGCAGCACTGGAAGGAATAACAATCAGAACTGTCGTGGAATTATTAGAGCATGCAGGACATACTGTGGAAAGAGAAAGAATAGACAGATCAATGATTTTTTCCGCAGATGAGCTTTTGGTGACAGGAACAGCAATGAAGGTAGTTTATGCTGAATCTCTGGACGGAAAACCAATAGGAACACCTAATTATTCTGAAAAGCCGAAGGCAGGAAAATTCTGTAAATTCTTACAGGAGGAATTTGAAAAAGTAATAAACGGAGATCATGAAAAATCAAAAGACTGGTTGGAAGTGTTCTAA
- the leuS gene encoding leucine--tRNA ligase, translating into MREYNPKEIENKWQSKWNKDNIFKSENVSDKENYYILEMFAYPSGNLHVGHLRNYTIGDAIARYKKMKGFNVLHPFGWDSFGLPAENAAIENKAHPGDWTRKNIDNMKRQLKLMGISHDWSRELATYQENYYKWNQWMFIKMYEKGLVYKKKSYVNWCPECNTVLANEQVEDGKCWRHSKTDVIQKELDQWYFKITDYSEELLQSHDDLAGNWPDKVITMQKNWIGKSYGTEIDFVLEDGKTKIPAFTTRPDTLYGVTYVVLAPEHPVVEDIILKDNPALKVKTDAMINEDKIERTAEDKEKEGFFTGKYVTNPVNGEKIPLWVGNYVLMDYGTGAVMAVPAHDERDFLFAGKYDLPLRVVIEPEGEKLDISTMKQAYTGEGILVNSDKFDGMKNNDAKTAVSEYLEEIKGGLRTVNYRLHDWLLSRQRYWGTPIPALYCEKCGLVMEKIENLPVKLPMDIEFSGVGNPLETSEQFKNVTCPVCGGTAKRETDTMDTFVDSSWYYLRFLNPNLDTAPFDKTDADNWTPVDQYIGGVEHAVMHLLYARFFHKVLRDMGLLSSNEPFRRLLTQGMVLGPSYYSNEERKFYFEADVNVDNKTGKAYSKKTGEELAVKVEKMSKSKNNGVDPEVIVKEYGADSARVFSLFAAPPEKELEWNMNGLAGAYRFLNRLFLLIEDTKEFSEAGEIDHGKRNNEDSEIQKKLHQTVKKVSESMEDNFHFNTAIAALMELLNDMTSYRQKVIDTGKISSESKKIWREVMEKTVLMLSPFAPHIADELWSASGREGYAFLESWPEYIEELTKESKINLVVQVNGKLRDTILADVNIPKEELEKIALASEKAQKFLEGKEIVKVVVVPNKLVNIVVK; encoded by the coding sequence ATGAGAGAGTACAATCCAAAAGAAATAGAGAACAAATGGCAGTCAAAATGGAATAAAGACAATATTTTCAAAAGTGAAAATGTAAGCGATAAGGAAAATTACTACATTCTGGAAATGTTTGCCTACCCGTCGGGAAATCTGCACGTTGGCCATCTTAGAAATTATACCATAGGTGATGCTATTGCCAGATATAAAAAAATGAAGGGCTTCAATGTACTTCATCCATTCGGGTGGGACAGTTTCGGACTTCCTGCTGAAAACGCAGCTATTGAAAATAAAGCACATCCGGGAGACTGGACCCGTAAAAATATAGATAATATGAAAAGACAGCTGAAACTAATGGGGATATCACATGACTGGTCCCGTGAGCTGGCAACATATCAGGAAAATTATTACAAATGGAATCAGTGGATGTTTATAAAAATGTATGAAAAAGGTCTGGTATATAAGAAAAAATCTTATGTTAACTGGTGTCCTGAGTGTAATACAGTTCTGGCTAATGAACAGGTAGAAGACGGAAAGTGCTGGAGACACTCAAAAACTGATGTTATTCAGAAAGAGCTTGATCAGTGGTATTTCAAAATTACCGACTATTCGGAAGAGCTTCTTCAAAGTCATGATGATCTGGCAGGAAACTGGCCTGATAAAGTAATTACAATGCAGAAAAACTGGATAGGCAAGTCATACGGAACAGAAATAGACTTTGTTCTGGAAGACGGAAAAACTAAAATACCTGCATTTACTACAAGACCTGACACATTATACGGAGTGACATATGTAGTACTGGCTCCCGAGCATCCCGTAGTAGAGGATATTATACTGAAAGATAATCCTGCTCTGAAAGTCAAAACTGATGCAATGATAAATGAGGATAAGATAGAAAGAACGGCTGAAGATAAAGAAAAAGAAGGCTTTTTTACGGGGAAATATGTTACTAATCCCGTAAACGGCGAAAAAATACCTTTGTGGGTAGGAAACTATGTATTGATGGACTATGGTACAGGGGCAGTAATGGCAGTTCCTGCTCATGACGAAAGAGATTTTCTGTTCGCAGGTAAATATGATCTGCCATTAAGAGTAGTTATAGAGCCCGAAGGGGAAAAGCTGGATATCAGCACAATGAAACAGGCTTACACAGGAGAGGGTATTCTTGTTAATTCTGATAAATTTGACGGAATGAAAAATAATGATGCCAAAACTGCTGTTTCAGAATATCTTGAGGAGATAAAGGGAGGATTAAGAACTGTAAATTACAGACTTCATGACTGGCTTTTAAGCAGACAGAGATATTGGGGAACTCCGATACCGGCTTTATACTGTGAAAAATGCGGTTTGGTTATGGAAAAAATAGAAAACCTGCCTGTAAAGCTCCCTATGGATATAGAATTTTCCGGTGTGGGAAATCCTTTGGAAACATCAGAGCAGTTTAAGAATGTAACATGTCCTGTATGCGGCGGAACAGCTAAAAGGGAGACAGATACAATGGATACATTTGTGGATTCTTCATGGTATTATCTGAGATTTTTGAACCCGAACCTGGATACTGCACCTTTTGATAAAACTGATGCAGATAACTGGACTCCTGTAGACCAGTATATAGGCGGAGTAGAGCATGCCGTAATGCATCTTCTTTATGCAAGGTTTTTTCATAAAGTACTAAGGGATATGGGACTTTTGAGTTCTAATGAGCCGTTTAGAAGACTGCTTACTCAGGGAATGGTTCTCGGACCTTCGTATTATTCAAATGAAGAAAGAAAATTTTATTTTGAGGCAGATGTGAATGTTGACAATAAGACTGGTAAAGCTTATTCAAAGAAAACAGGAGAAGAGCTTGCAGTAAAAGTGGAAAAAATGTCTAAGTCAAAGAATAATGGTGTAGATCCGGAAGTAATAGTAAAAGAATACGGAGCAGATTCTGCAAGAGTATTTTCTTTATTTGCAGCGCCGCCTGAAAAAGAGCTGGAGTGGAATATGAACGGTCTTGCAGGGGCATACAGATTTTTGAACAGATTATTTTTATTAATAGAGGATACAAAGGAGTTTTCTGAAGCCGGTGAGATAGATCACGGCAAGAGAAATAACGAAGATTCCGAAATACAGAAAAAACTTCACCAGACAGTGAAAAAGGTCAGTGAAAGCATGGAGGATAATTTTCACTTTAATACAGCAATAGCAGCATTAATGGAGCTTTTGAATGATATGACTTCATACAGACAAAAGGTTATAGATACTGGGAAGATCAGCAGCGAGTCAAAGAAAATATGGAGAGAAGTAATGGAAAAAACAGTATTAATGCTGTCTCCTTTTGCACCGCATATAGCTGACGAACTGTGGTCTGCCTCTGGAAGAGAAGGATATGCTTTTCTTGAAAGCTGGCCTGAATATATCGAGGAATTGACAAAAGAAAGTAAGATTAATCTTGTAGTTCAGGTAAACGGTAAATTAAGAGATACTATTCTTGCAGATGTTAACATACCAAAGGAAGAGCTGGAGAAAATAGCTCTTGCTTCCGAAAAGGCGCAAAAATTTCTGGAAGGTAAGGAAATAGTCAAGGTAGTGGTAGTTCCTAATAAACTGGTAAATATTGTTGTAAAATAA
- a CDS encoding NUDIX hydrolase — protein sequence MKRLGRKVMYESNWINFYLDRVEMNDKSIIEDYHVIKYHREGVTVVVENDNDEILFVEAHRYLLGTTEWEIPAGGTEKGEDILKTGEREVLEESGYHVKNIEYLFSYYPASGSTDLKFHVLKAVLDEGKERQDFDLNEIADVKWIKKEKIKEMIKNNELKDGLTLSGLMYYLFLN from the coding sequence ATGAAACGGCTTGGCAGAAAAGTAATGTATGAAAGCAACTGGATTAATTTTTATCTGGACAGGGTAGAAATGAATGATAAAAGTATTATTGAAGATTACCATGTCATAAAATACCACAGAGAAGGGGTTACTGTCGTCGTAGAAAATGACAATGACGAAATATTATTTGTAGAGGCACACAGATATCTGCTTGGTACCACTGAGTGGGAGATACCAGCAGGAGGAACTGAAAAAGGCGAGGATATTTTGAAAACAGGTGAAAGGGAAGTCTTGGAGGAATCAGGCTATCATGTAAAAAATATTGAATATCTTTTTTCATACTATCCTGCAAGCGGGAGTACAGATCTGAAATTTCATGTTTTGAAAGCTGTATTAGATGAGGGAAAAGAGAGACAGGATTTTGATTTAAATGAAATAGCAGACGTAAAATGGATAAAAAAAGAAAAAATAAAAGAGATGATAAAAAATAATGAATTAAAAGACGGACTCACGCTCAGCGGTCTGATGTATTATTTGTTTCTTAATTAA
- a CDS encoding aminopeptidase P family protein, translating into MLNKIMENVNVDAIFITDMYNLRYFTGFTGTTGVALATKNGNFFFSDFRYKEQGAKQVEPNGFQFVEVGRNSLDKVKEKIDELGIKKLGFEDLNVTFSYYKKLEELFAVSMYPLGDSLVKQRLVKKDHEIENIKKAIEISDMAFSETLKIVKVGITEKEIAAHLEYIQRKLGAENRSFDTIVASGYRSALPHGVASDKKVGMNELVTTDFGAYYNGYVSDMTRTFFVGDEISDKQKEIYDIVLEANKMAIKQVKAGMKCSDLDKVARDYIASKGYGDNFGHGLGHGIGLEIHEAPTVSPAGDIILEENMLITIEPGIYIDGFSGVRIEDDVIVKKDGCVVLNKSNKELIMIK; encoded by the coding sequence ATGTTGAACAAAATAATGGAAAATGTGAATGTTGATGCGATATTCATAACAGATATGTATAATCTCAGATATTTTACCGGATTTACCGGAACTACAGGTGTTGCACTTGCCACAAAGAATGGAAATTTCTTTTTTTCGGATTTTAGATATAAGGAACAGGGAGCAAAGCAGGTAGAGCCTAATGGATTTCAATTTGTAGAAGTAGGAAGAAATTCTCTGGATAAGGTAAAGGAAAAAATAGATGAGCTTGGTATAAAAAAATTAGGATTCGAAGATTTGAACGTAACTTTCAGTTATTATAAAAAGCTGGAAGAATTATTTGCAGTGAGCATGTATCCTTTAGGTGATTCTTTAGTAAAACAGAGACTTGTAAAAAAAGATCATGAAATAGAAAATATAAAAAAAGCAATAGAAATTTCTGATATGGCATTCAGCGAAACTTTGAAAATTGTAAAAGTCGGTATAACTGAAAAGGAGATAGCAGCACATCTGGAATATATACAGAGAAAGCTCGGAGCGGAAAACAGATCCTTTGATACTATAGTAGCGAGCGGATACAGATCTGCATTACCGCACGGAGTGGCATCAGATAAAAAGGTAGGTATGAACGAACTGGTAACCACAGATTTTGGAGCATATTATAACGGTTATGTATCTGATATGACGAGAACATTTTTTGTGGGAGACGAAATTTCCGATAAACAGAAAGAAATTTATGATATAGTTCTGGAAGCTAATAAAATGGCAATAAAACAGGTTAAGGCCGGAATGAAGTGCAGTGATCTTGATAAAGTAGCCAGAGATTATATTGCATCAAAAGGATATGGGGATAATTTCGGACATGGCTTAGGACACGGAATCGGACTTGAAATACATGAGGCTCCTACGGTTTCGCCGGCAGGGGATATTATTCTTGAGGAAAATATGCTTATTACAATAGAGCCGGGAATATATATTGACGGATTCAGCGGTGTAAGAATAGAAGATGATGTAATAGTGAAAAAAGACGGCTGTGTTGTTTTGAATAAATCAAACAAGGAACTTATAATGATAAAGTAA